The Chryseolinea soli genome contains a region encoding:
- a CDS encoding YdcF family protein produces the protein MKKRLKNFFMIFIYVHVFLAVALLLTHCSFSHYAKKSYERAKKDKPFDVVIVPGVPYEKENTTSIMRMRVYWAKHLYDSGFTKNIIFSGSAVYTHFVEGIVMKTMADSLGIPPDHTFAETKAEHSTENIYYSWKMAKQLGFQKIALATDPFQSRLLRSFSKKYCPGVKAIPVVYDILNREAKPLPLIDTTKAYRAGFVSITRREGFWKRFQGTMGRRVKEERRLEEELEKAEKKPVSTNE, from the coding sequence ATGAAGAAACGGTTGAAAAATTTTTTTATGATCTTTATTTATGTCCACGTCTTTCTGGCCGTGGCCTTGTTGTTGACCCATTGCTCGTTCTCGCACTACGCCAAGAAATCGTATGAGCGGGCGAAGAAGGACAAACCGTTTGACGTGGTGATCGTGCCCGGCGTTCCCTACGAAAAAGAAAACACGACCTCCATCATGCGCATGCGCGTCTATTGGGCCAAACATCTTTACGACAGCGGCTTTACCAAAAATATTATTTTCTCCGGCTCGGCCGTCTACACCCATTTTGTGGAAGGCATCGTGATGAAGACCATGGCCGACTCCCTGGGCATTCCCCCGGACCACACCTTTGCTGAAACCAAGGCAGAGCACAGTACCGAAAATATTTATTATTCCTGGAAGATGGCCAAGCAATTGGGCTTTCAAAAAATTGCCCTCGCCACCGATCCGTTCCAGTCGCGCCTGTTAAGAAGTTTTTCGAAAAAATATTGTCCCGGCGTGAAAGCCATCCCGGTGGTCTACGATATTTTGAACCGCGAAGCCAAACCGTTGCCCCTCATCGACACCACGAAGGCTTATCGCGCAGGATTTGTATCGATCACGCGGCGCGAAGGATTTTGGAAACGCTTCCAGGGGACCATGGGCCGCCGCGTGAAAGAAGAACGCCGCCTGGAGGAGGAATTGGAGAAGGCAGAAAAGAAACCCGTCTCCACCAACGAGTAG
- a CDS encoding substrate-binding periplasmic protein produces the protein MKSLFTFLILLGAASCLAQSYSGDTWKQAKKNGQGKLSLAYVQTPSFVYIDNSGQLAGICIDIMSDFKAWVKENKKVTLESKFVGDGSNFKGMYDKVKISKGGVVGMGNITITDERKKEVKFSPPFITNFAILVTQGKISTLSKLEDMPKTFSDLTAYTAKGTVNEQRVVDLKTKYFPDLKVSYTTTSQESLEKMLADPKGLAYLDLAFYLEAVQMKKSIKRHPVADKAIEQFGFIMPSGSDWGPVFDEFFAANGGYLNTKEYKTILFKHMGEAGVKLMQSQTK, from the coding sequence ATGAAATCCTTATTTACTTTTCTCATCCTGTTAGGCGCCGCATCGTGTCTGGCGCAATCTTATTCGGGCGACACCTGGAAACAAGCAAAGAAAAACGGACAAGGCAAGCTCTCATTGGCCTATGTGCAAACCCCCAGCTTCGTATACATCGATAACTCCGGTCAACTCGCGGGCATCTGCATCGACATCATGAGCGACTTTAAAGCGTGGGTGAAGGAAAATAAAAAAGTAACCCTCGAATCTAAATTTGTGGGCGATGGCTCGAACTTCAAGGGCATGTACGACAAAGTGAAGATCTCCAAGGGAGGCGTAGTGGGCATGGGCAACATCACCATTACCGACGAACGAAAAAAAGAAGTAAAGTTCAGTCCGCCCTTCATCACGAACTTTGCTATCCTGGTCACGCAAGGCAAAATATCCACGCTGTCGAAACTGGAAGACATGCCCAAAACGTTTTCGGACCTCACCGCCTATACGGCCAAGGGCACGGTCAATGAACAACGCGTCGTGGACCTGAAAACAAAATATTTTCCCGATCTCAAGGTGTCCTACACCACCACCAGCCAGGAATCGCTGGAAAAAATGCTGGCCGATCCCAAGGGCCTCGCCTATCTGGACCTGGCTTTCTACCTGGAAGCCGTACAGATGAAGAAAAGCATAAAACGCCACCCCGTGGCAGACAAAGCGATAGAGCAATTCGGCTTCATCATGCCCTCGGGTTCCGACTGGGGCCCCGTCTTCGACGAATTCTTTGCCGCCAACGGCGGGTACCTCAACACCAAGGAATACAAAACCATCTTGTTCAAACACATGGGCGAAGCGGGCGTGAAGCTCATGCAGTCGCAAACCAAATAA
- a CDS encoding RecQ family ATP-dependent DNA helicase, with protein sequence METPHTILKRYWNHSQFRPLQEDIVNSVLQGNDTLALLPTGGGKSVCFQVPALLMEGVCVVITPLIALMKDQVEQLKRRQIEAIAIHSGLARREIDILLDNCVYGTIKFLYVSPERLLTEIFIERVKRMKVGLIAVDEAHCISQWGYDFRPSYLKIASLRELKPDVSVIALTATATQQVRDDIVRQLAFKEPAGVFQKSFARDNLSFVVRHTENKDRKVLEILTKVKGSAIIYVRSRKATQDIADWLVKKKISASFYHAGLDFEERGRRQEEWIKNEKRVIVATNAFGMGIDKPDVRLVIHLDLPENLEAYYQEAGRGGRDGQRAYAAVIYQEADLVNLKTKVEQSQPSPAYLKKVYQALANYYQLAEGSAEGQSYNFELNDFVERFHLQATEVYAGLKKLEEEGLIQFNESYYSPSRLHMSLDKGKLYEFQVANARFDPAIKMLLRLYGGELMSGFVNISEAQLAKALKISSSEMYKMLEHLHGLRVLIYEPAKDKPQVTFLMPRQDADRLPLNLQRMEERRQLILGKMNAMIGYVTNAHRCRMQVIQDYFDEVTFKVCGLCDVCVQNRKKENIHAFEDIHGEVLTVLKKKPLTVEEVEEIIAPRDHELFVDVIRDMVDEGELEYDTGWKLTVVGGHGGKTNR encoded by the coding sequence TTGGAGACCCCGCATACCATACTGAAACGATACTGGAATCACAGCCAGTTCCGGCCCCTGCAGGAGGATATTGTCAATTCCGTACTGCAGGGCAACGACACCCTGGCGTTGCTGCCCACCGGGGGAGGTAAATCGGTATGTTTCCAGGTGCCCGCGTTGCTGATGGAGGGCGTCTGCGTGGTGATCACCCCGCTCATTGCCCTCATGAAAGACCAGGTGGAACAGTTGAAGCGCCGCCAGATCGAAGCCATCGCCATCCACTCCGGCCTCGCCCGCCGCGAGATCGACATCCTGCTGGACAATTGCGTGTACGGCACGATCAAATTCCTGTACGTATCGCCGGAGCGTTTGCTCACCGAGATCTTTATCGAACGCGTGAAGCGCATGAAGGTAGGGCTGATCGCCGTGGACGAAGCCCATTGCATTTCACAATGGGGCTACGATTTCCGGCCATCCTATTTAAAGATCGCATCGCTACGCGAACTGAAACCCGATGTGTCCGTGATCGCCCTCACCGCCACGGCCACGCAACAGGTGCGCGACGACATCGTGCGGCAGCTGGCCTTCAAAGAACCGGCGGGCGTCTTTCAAAAATCATTTGCCCGCGATAATCTTTCGTTCGTCGTTCGTCATACGGAAAACAAAGACCGCAAAGTATTGGAGATCCTGACCAAAGTGAAGGGCTCGGCGATCATCTATGTGCGCTCGCGCAAAGCGACGCAGGACATTGCCGATTGGCTTGTGAAAAAAAAGATCTCCGCCTCCTTCTATCACGCCGGCCTCGACTTTGAAGAGCGCGGTCGCCGGCAAGAGGAATGGATCAAAAATGAAAAACGGGTCATCGTGGCTACCAACGCTTTCGGTATGGGCATCGACAAACCCGACGTTCGCCTGGTCATTCACCTGGATCTCCCGGAAAACCTGGAAGCCTACTACCAGGAGGCGGGCCGCGGCGGCCGGGACGGACAACGTGCGTATGCGGCCGTGATCTACCAGGAGGCCGACCTGGTGAACCTCAAAACCAAAGTGGAGCAGTCGCAGCCTTCGCCGGCCTATTTGAAAAAAGTATATCAGGCGTTGGCCAACTACTACCAGTTGGCCGAAGGCAGCGCGGAGGGCCAGAGCTATAATTTCGAACTGAACGATTTTGTGGAGCGGTTCCACCTGCAGGCGACGGAAGTATATGCCGGTCTCAAGAAGCTGGAGGAAGAAGGCCTGATCCAATTCAACGAAAGCTATTACAGCCCCTCGCGGTTGCACATGTCGCTCGACAAAGGCAAACTCTATGAGTTCCAGGTAGCCAACGCGAGGTTTGACCCGGCTATAAAAATGTTGCTCCGGCTATACGGCGGCGAGCTGATGTCCGGTTTTGTAAACATATCGGAAGCCCAACTGGCCAAGGCGTTGAAAATTTCCAGCAGCGAAATGTATAAAATGCTGGAACACCTTCACGGTTTACGGGTTTTAATTTATGAGCCGGCAAAGGACAAGCCCCAGGTAACTTTCCTGATGCCCCGTCAGGATGCGGACCGGCTCCCGTTGAACCTCCAGCGCATGGAAGAACGCCGGCAACTTATCCTGGGCAAGATGAACGCCATGATCGGCTACGTGACCAATGCCCACCGCTGCCGTATGCAGGTGATACAGGATTATTTTGACGAGGTAACCTTTAAGGTCTGCGGCCTATGCGATGTCTGCGTACAGAACCGGAAGAAAGAAAATATTCACGCCTTCGAAGATATTCACGGTGAAGTGCTCACCGTACTGAAAAAGAAGCCCCTCACCGTGGAAGAAGTGGAAGAGATCATCGCCCCCCGCGACCACGAACTCTTCGTGGACGTGATCCGCGACATGGTTGACGAAGGCGAATTGGAATATGACACAGGATGGAAACTGACCGTGGTTGGGGGCCACGGGGGTAAAACAAACAGATAA